A region from the Benincasa hispida cultivar B227 chromosome 12, ASM972705v1, whole genome shotgun sequence genome encodes:
- the LOC120092554 gene encoding chloride conductance regulatory protein ICln, which produces MTMGLRPYTERTGHGLGLPAFDVNQGEVLMHIMPAVGIVFDNRPPEFPGTLYISSRQVVWLSDVDMEKGYAVDFLSMSLHAVSTDPEAYPSPCLYVQIDTGDDEELEISDSECHGEESENLDLAAVREMRLVPSNPNELKTLFEVFCQCAELNPEPTGDEEEEHNWFFSADQLEGMPGLSVAGDDEEQFSAVPVNSIGHSNGDHDQLARTVLQLQINDQRFEDAEEMEPKGNGKHS; this is translated from the exons ATGACAATGGGACTAAGGCCTTACACCGAGAGGACGGGTCATGGCTTGGGATTACCAGCTTTCGACGTTAATCAAGGCGAGGTTCTCATGCACATAATGCCTGCCGTCGGCATCGTATTCGATAATCGGCCTCCCGAGTTTCCTGGCACTCTCTACATCTCCTCCAG GCAAGTGGTTTGGTTGAGTGATGTGGACATGGAAAAAGGTTATGCAGTTGATTTTCTATCAATGTCATTGCATGCAGTTTCAACAGACCCAGAGGCCTATCCATCTCCTTGTTTGTATGTTCAG attgatactGGAGATGATGAAGAGTTGGAGATTTCAGATTCAGAATGTCATGGTGAAGAGTCTGAGAATTTAGACTTAGCTGCAGTTAGAGAGATGAGGCTTGTACCTTCAAATCCTAACGAAT TAAAAACTCTGTTCGAGGTATTCTGTCAATGTGCTGAGCTTAATCCTGAACCAACTGGAG atgaagaagaagagcacAACTGGTTTTTTAGTGCCGATCAGTTGGAAGGGATGCCAG GACTTTCGGTAGCAGGAGATGACGAAGAACAATTCTCCGCTGTTCCAGTTAACTCAATTGGCCACTCAAATGGAGATCATGATCAGCTAGCTCGCACAGTGCTTCAG CTTCAAATCAATGATCAGCGTTTTGAGGATGCAGAAGAGATGGAACCCAAAGGCAACGGTAAGCATAGTTGA